From a region of the Ficedula albicollis isolate OC2 chromosome 1A, FicAlb1.5, whole genome shotgun sequence genome:
- the LOC101818566 gene encoding endonuclease domain-containing 1 protein-like codes for MLGLLLLQVLASCLCLGHSEVVTSFKTACTQFFYAQTPPNDILRPKNAARICQFYENNHRFATMYDKTQRIPVYSAYIYKPGRGSRSDSWFVEPQLINKDYRKAMDTEDSIKREYKISSDDIGQNQAIDHDYRNLVDFLFFPCQADQQRL; via the exons atgctggggctgctgctgctgcaggtgttggccagctgcctctgcctgggaCACAGCGAGGTGGTGACATCCTTTAAAACTGCATGTACTCAGTTTTTCTATGCTCAGACCCCTCCAAATGATATCCTGCGTCCAAAGAATGCAGCCAGGATCTGCCAGTTCTATGAAAACAATCATCGTTTTGCCACCATGTATgacaaaacacagagaattcCAGTGTACTCTGCTTATATCTACAAGCCTGGACGTGGCAGCAGATCTGACTCATGGTTTGTTGAGCCCCAG CTGATCAACAAAGATTATAGGAAGGCTATGGATACAGAGGATTCCATCAAAAGGGAGTACAAGATCTCTTCAGATGATATCGGTCAGAATCAGGCTATTGACCATGACTACAGAAACCTCGTggatttcctctttttcccctgtCAAGCTGATCAACAAAGATTATAG
- the LOC101805774 gene encoding interleukin-2 receptor subunit alpha-like, whose protein sequence is MWTSPMELKWLLMWLLFGFIKGKKTGECPDLPTTEFADVTAEMYPLHTKLYYECDPGYHREAGAYLGIQCKSEQQGAVWNYNQFKCIDEKNLLLELTQKPERESRSPAPQKQETISESRQKDFCGPPKTVPHASIRLPQNHYVGQVLHFKCQTGYDKRPPTFGNRTCKEVNGKIIWTPLDMRCTNDSNQWPPQTIGPGLTLLSSFPSSSGTLPVAGFTAIWFVLLIIPTAFV, encoded by the exons ATGTGGACAAGTCCCATGGAGCTCAAGTGGCTTTTGATGTGGCTCCTGTTTGGATTCATCAAGGGGAAGAAGACAG GTGAATGCCCAGATCTTCCAACCACTGAATTTGCTGATGTTACTGCTGAAATGTATCCACTACATACCAAACTGTACTATGAGTGTGACCCTGGCTATCACAGAGAAGCTGGTGCATACCTAGGAATTCAGTGCAAGAGTGAACAGCAGGGTGCTGTTTGGAATTACAACCAATTTAAATGCATTG ATGAGAAAAATTTGTTGTTAGAACTTACACAGAAGCCAGAAAGAGAGTCAAGGAGCCCTGCACCCCAGAAGCAAGAAACCATTTCAGAGTCCAGACAAAAAG ATTTCTGTGGTCCACCCAAGACTGTTCCACATGCCTCCATAAGGCTGCCCCAAAATCACTATGTGGGACAAGTCTTACATTTCAAGTGCCAGACAGGTTATGATAAGAGACCCCCCACCTTTGGCAACAGGACATGCAAGGAGGTGAATGGCAAAATCATCTGGACCCCCCTTGATATGAGATGCACCAATGACAGCAACCAGTGGCCACCACAGACCATTGGGCCAG GTTTGACTCTTCTgtcctctttcccttcctcatcAGGGACACTGCCAGTGGCAG GGTTTACAGCTATCTGGTTTGTTCTGCTTATCATTCCCACTGCCTTTGTGTGA